A window of Schistocerca cancellata isolate TAMUIC-IGC-003103 chromosome 1, iqSchCanc2.1, whole genome shotgun sequence genomic DNA:
CTAGACTTGAGTGACGTGTCATTCATGAACACCTCTGACGTTTCCTACAAATAACGTCCGTCCCACTGTGTGCACGAGGCGAAGTGGTTGCCAGTTTATTTAGAAGCCTTACATATGCGACGCATGGGACGAGGTCATCTTGCAACATTGCGCCGCTATCCACCGCTTGTGCTGTTTCTCGTAAGGGCCGACGGGAGGCAGCACTTCCTTGCAGTACTACCAAACAAGCAGAAAACTAATGGTTGGTACCACCTCCATTCGCGGCTTCGTAATGCATTAAATATCACTTTACTCACTGCGACGCAACTGACAAATCTGGCGCTATTAAAAGGCGTAATACGAGAGGGAATCaaaatactcacacacacacactttttttatataaatacggTTTCTTTGCTCAAAGAGAACTTTAAACTCATCAAGGAAATAAAAGTACACCTCTTCAGAATTAAAATGAATATTGtattccgttttttttttattttgtacaacTTAGGTATAAATATGTGCTCTTCTGTatgaaacaaaaattgtatttttctttttacttaTCAGGTCCTCGAAAATGGGACGTTAACTATACTCCATAAAATTTGCCGCttgtgtaagattttttttttaagcgcTATATATGTTCCTACGTATTCGAACTAGACAGCTCTATCAAATATAATTGAGTCGTATAATTTACATAATCTTGCAattaaactttaattttatttgtcACCGCTTTGAGTTTCTACTTTTCACTAAATTAGGGAAGAAACGATCTAACTTCCTACAATTTAACTAGCCACAGCACCAGTCCGAAAGTATAAAACCGTGACATACTGTTCTGTCATAAGTGATAGCAAACAGTATACCTGTCAACTTTATATTGAAAGCTGGTCTTACGTTCCCCAGTTAACAGAGGAGTTTCCCAAATTATGTTCTCAGTGagtgacatttgctgaatatcTTTACTGATACTAATAAACATATTTCTGTACTTTGCAGATAAAACTAAATTTACCTATTTCGTGATACGAAGGTCATAATATAAGCAGTAAGTGTCTCGCTCATATCGGAGGCTCATACTTTATCAGTAACAAATGAGTCGCACATGTAAATGACAAATTGGGACAATGTACCAAAAAGGTGCGAATTGCGTACTCAAGTACCGGGCTATACGAAGCGTGACACTATAGACAGATGAAACTTCACTGTCCTCATTTCCTACTACgtttttaaaatgtttcaaattttgatAGGAAAATTATGCATATTACTAAAATAACGTTTCGATGTGAAACAATAACTCAAATTACACAGTAATAATTTGACTTCAATTTCTTAATGAAACAGGAACACTTATGAAATCAACTTACCAGTGCAAAGAAATTCGTGTGGCAGTCCTCCAAACTTGCGCCGTTTGTTTGATGATTCAAATGCGTCATGATTTCTCCATCGTTTTATATTTCGTTTAAATCACCAACCACACGGATAGCCCACTCAGAACCACATAAAATCTGATAATATACACGTACCGTCTGAAGGGTTTTTACGTTCCAATGGCGACTGTAAAATGGCGGATGGGAAACAACAAGCGCAGAGACTCTGTGATTTCTATTGGCTTGTTATGGTCACATGGTATACATGTAACTGTATCATGGCAGCGCTCGCGAGGCATGGGCTGATGAAAGGGGATGAAATTAAATATAGCTTTGGAAATGTGATGTGTATGGTAGGTAGTAATATTTACGTATGGTTATTGAGAGATATGTAATACATTTACCGAGTGAAAACTATGTGGTAGCCCCTTTGTAATCTATGTCCGAGACATGTTGAAAGAATTGTGTATGTAAACAAACTGTTTTGCTTTTAGTTTACAGCTAGCAAAAAGCTTCTGGCCTCCAAAAATAAGAAGAAAGAGGGGCCTAGAGCTAGAACAATTGAATCGACAGGGGAATCTCTTGCTTCACGAGGGTACTCATTGACACACGATGAATATTTATCATCTCGTTACAGATAGAGCAGTTTGATGATGTCTATCGAATGACTTTATCTTTAGGTTCGTGCGGCCACAGAAACAGTACATCCCAGAAGGTgacattaagaaaaaaattgacGATATCTGTGAGTCAGTATGGCAAGATAAGAAACAAATCTTGAAACACAGCAATCCAATAGCAGATTCAGAATTTAAGTTCAGCTTGTTGGCAAAATGCTACCAAGAATTCCAACACGGAGTGCCAAATTCACTCTTGCATACAATAGAGTCACTTGGTAAGTAactaattatgtaaaaaaaaaaaaaaaagaactgtaataGAATTTATTGAGGCCTGCTTCTGCAAAGTTTTATGTTCCTTAACATCAAGTTGCAAAACTAAGATTGCACATTTTTGTGATTGAAAGGGGGTCTTTCTAAAACATTGAGAAATGAAACAGTCATGTTTTCCAGTAATGTTAGTTTTAGAGCTTTTATAAGCCTATTATACACTGTTAGTAAATGAGATTTtgtatgtttgcagatgatgtaatAAATTTCTATGAAACACCTGTAGATGTGACTATTCCATTTGATACGTTGAAAAAGGTGGAGCTGCCAGAGAATCTTCATATTCAGTATGAATATCACAGATTTCACCCAGGTGATCAGCATTTATACAACTATTCTGACTTTGTTACTGAATGCAGGTTATGTATGGACTAAGAACTGAATTTCAATTTTTGGAAAATATTCTTTACTGAAATACTTGTATTATAATGAGAGAATTAGTTAACAAAGAGGTTTGTATGGAGCACAGAAAATGTTCTGAAGTGAATATATGTACAGCTTTATTCAGTTTTGTAAATACAAATATCCCCAAGCAGTTTCTTTGCTATAAGCACTCCATAACTGCACATGAGTTAGCCTAAATGTTAGAAGTAGCCTACCATCTGTGGGGAAAGTGGTGCATAGACTGCTTGTGTGGGAAAATTGTGGTGAGATAATGTCAGCAAGAATGGGGCATATGAAGCATCGACAAATTTATTACTATGTGGTCAGGTCCTGGATTTCCTATTCCCAGCATGATAGTTTTCAAATATTGTGTTCTCATCAcaaatcaaaaagttttgtttctgcAATTTAGTTTTCTTAGTTGTTCTTGCTCACTTATATGATATTTCAATATACACTATGCGCAAAAAAGTGTAGCAGTGAGGAGAGGGGAGGAAACAGAGTGGAATTTCATCGCTTGAGAGAATATGTAATGAAATTTCAGTTACTATCAAagatgagtcaaatttacaaagaactttgcagtatGAGCACTTCTCTGGCCTGGGTATATGCACTGATTTAGTTGGGAAGGTTATCATAAAGATGTTGCATACTCTTCTGAAGGCAAGTTGGCGTACAACTGTTTAAATGAGCCTTGATATTGAGGATAATGGCACTGGGATGAAGTTGTACTGGAGATAGAgctgaggatcttgctggccataaTATTACCTCAACATTATGCAgatattatggtatattgataatttttacttatggaccgactgacagcaactgaataaaacacaattttagtgccacactaaaattgtgtttttttcagttgctgtcagatggtccataagtgaaaattatcaatataccgtaatattacacgcaactgaggaagacaggactacaaaagttgaagatatcaTGCAGATACTTCACAGAAACCTGTGGTTTTGGTGGACAAGCATTGTTGTGTTGAGAAACAACGGTGAGATGCAATCCAGGAGAACACAGGATGTCATTGACCTACTGATGTGCTGTCAAGATTTCCTTCACTCCCTACCAGCCATTATCTGAAGTCTACCAGTGGCTCTTCGCACTTATGATGCTGGTAGTAACCctattgtgcctctccaaaacattataAGAATGAGACCTGTCAGGTCACCTCCATACTTCCCGGTGACATTCAACTGGGGTAGTGCAGAAACACAATTTATCACTGAACATAAGATGGTACAGTTCATCAGCAGTTTTTGCTTCCTGGTCTTTACATGACTCCAAACACAGCCCTTTGTTTTGAGCTGTTATGTTAACAGCATCTTATGCGTgggcagtaattccctagtccagctgctgatACTCTGCAGCTAATGGTGGGCCatgacatagaatgttgcaggGCGTCAGTTACTTGTTCTCATACACTGAGCGAGGTGCCTCAGTGGTTAGCACGTGGTTCGGGAGGACAATGCTTCAAATCTGTGTCTGGCAAACCAGATTTAggctttccattatttccctaaattgctttatGCAAATGCTTAGATAGTTCCATTGAAAAcgtccagtttccttccccatccatgaaACATTCTGAGTGTGTGGTTTGTCTTTAATAATGGGATTTTAAAATCTAATCTCCCTCCCTCCTTGGGATGACAGGTGCACAAGTGAAGGCATTAACACTTGCTTTTTGCACAATATTGCGATCCTCTCTTGAGGTGGATTAGATGCAGTCGATGGGAACCTAGTTGTCAAATGTGCTTTTTTTTCATGTTCCCATGCATTCTAACATCAGCTCACTGTCATGTCCTAATTCCCCACAGatatgagaaagatgtatgagacaggcgaagtaccctcagacttcaagaagaatataataattccaatcccaaagaaagcaggtgttgacagatgtgaaaattaccgaactatcagtttaataagtcacagctgcaaaatactaacacaaattctttacagacgaatggaaaaactggtagaagccaacatcggggaagatcagtttggattccgtagaaatattggaacacgtaaggcaatactgaccttacaacttatcttagaagaaagattaaggaaaggcatttgtagacttagagaaagcttttgacaatgtagactggaaaactctctttcaaattgtgaaggtggcaggggtaaaatacagggagcgaaaggctatttacaatttgtgcagaagccagatggcagttataaagagtcgaggggcatgaaagggaagcagtggttgggaagggagtgagacagggttgtagcctctccccaatgttattcaatctgtatattgagcaagcagtaagggaaacaaaagaaaaattcggagtaggtattaaaatccatggagaagaaataaaaactttgaggttcgctgatgacattgtaattctgtcagagacagcaatggacttcgaagagcagttgaacggaatggacagtgtcttgaaagaaggatataagatgaacatcaacaaaagcaaaaggaggataatggaatgtagtcgaattaagtcaagagatgctgagggaattagattaggaaatgagacacttaaagtagtaaaggagttttgctatttggggagcaaaataactgatggtcaaagtagagaggatataaaatgtagactggcaatggcaaggaaagtgtttctgaagaagagaaatttgttaacatcgagtatagatttaagtgtcaggaagtcgtttctgaaagtatttgtatggagtgtagccatgtatggaagtgaaacatggacgataaatagtttggacaggaagagaatagaaactttcgaaatgtggtgctacagaagaatgctgaagattagatgtgtagatcacataactaatgaggaggtactgaataggattggggagaagaggagtttgtggcacaacttgatgagaagaagggaccggttggtaggacacgttctgaggcatcaagggatcacaaatttagcattggagggcagtgtggagggtaaaaatcgtagagggagaccaagagatgaatacactaaacagattcagaaggatgtaggttgcagtaggtactgggagatgaagaagcttgcacaggatagagtagcatggagagctgcatcaaaccagtctcaggactgaagaccacaacaacaacaacaacaacaacaacaatggatattGCACACCCATCCGGCCAAATGTAGATTTCCACAGTGACGCCATTCAAACTGTGTGAAATACTAGTATGCGGCCTCTTATAAATCGCATCAGGCCAGATAAcagcactaaacatgaacaacactcatGCACTCTGGTGTCCGTACTACGTACCACATACAACTGCCGATCTAATTGTTTAAATTCATTTAACTACCtgctgatggtgtgtgtgtgtgtgtgtgtgtgtgtgtgttttgtcaggcagtgtgtttaGATTTACTAGCTTAGCAAGTGACTATCACAGATTGGTTCCTGGGTGCTCACTGAACAAGGGTTATACACTTGTACTGATTGGAATTTGACTTGCactcccccccaccacacacacacacacacacacacacacacacacacacacacacacacacacatattctctgtCCGAGTAGTTTGTTACCATTAATCTCATTTACAAGAACTTGGTTAGTGCAAATGATCTGTGTCACAGTTTCGTTAGGATGTGTGTTCAGAATTGTTTAGCACTTTAAGCAATAGTGCATATTCACATTGTGCCTTTATACTCCACAAAATTGTGTAATATTGTAGTGTAATTTGGTTTCTTGCCATTTCAAAGATTCTCCAGAATGACAATTGTTTGTAGAGATAGGTATGATTCTGTGTTTACCACCACTTTCAATTATCTGATCCTCTTCAGtaccataaaattatttacagaagcctACATGAAgataatcagatgatcaaaaccagtagtaaataaatacttttttgTCAGTAGCTCTTGACAGTATTGGAATATCTCTCACTTCAAATATTTATGAGGTATGAGATACCACCTGCACAAAATATGCTATTCTGGTCATTGTGTGATGCACTTGTGGAAGATAATTATGTATTTTTCTTCTCTTGTTAGAACTTAATGCTCTTAGCAAGACAAAAATATTTGCAGTAGTTGCTGACATTCTTTATGAGTCATAACTAGAGTTAATAGTGGTTTGTAAAAATGTATGGTAATATGAGATATAATGGAAAGATTGGCCAAGTTGAGAGTAAAGCAAATGGGATGCTTGGGTTTATTGACAGGTTAATTGAAAATGGAatttatttgaaaaagaaatttcttatGAGACACTTGTTGCCTATAAtggaatactgctcaagtgagTGGAATTAATATCAGGTTGAAGTTTCATGGAACTTTGGAAAGCACTGAAAATTCTCATATGGCCAGTTTTGAGGGAAAACAGCTATCGGATTGCAGAAACCTACTTGGAAAATTCCAAAATCTAATTTTCAGgacaaaatttataaatatttgttGATTGTCTGCATATGACTTGCGTAAAGATTTTAGAACTGCTACGAACCTACGAATTCTATTTGGAGTGAATTCAAGATGGAGACCAATAATAAGTCTTTATAGGTGATATTTTTGAGAAGTGTTCAAATTAATTTGAACCAGGTATTTGCCTGAGCATCGCCTACAAATCTTTCattttacttacctgtgtgctgctCACTGAATCGTCTGTTTGTTGAGTTACAGTGTATCTTTTTTATAGATATttgtattatatttatttaaattgagaATCAGCTGTGAGTCTTTCCAGAAAgtgcaaataaaatgttttgtgCTATTGTCACAACTCTGCATAGATCAGTGACTTAGTGGAACAATCTCATGTAATTCATTCATATAGTGATAATTAATATTCGGAAATATTGTCCAAATTCAAATCTCAAACTACTGCAAATATGAGTAATACTGATATTAGGGTCAGTGATGTTGAAAAACAGCTAACATtattaaaatgtaacaaatctcTAGGGTCCGCTAGAATCCAGGTTAGATTCTGTATAGAATTTGCGGTTGAGTTAGGTCCTTTTTTGGATTAAAAGTTATCAACAGTGCTTTGTAAACTGTAAAACCAACCTGCAGATCAGTACCTATGTTATGACAAGGGCCAAGATTTGTAGGTTTTTATGAAATGGATTTCAGCTCTTTATTTTCTTGaaattgcctttttttttaaattcaggtaaactATTTTAGCCTTTTTGGaataaatgtagaaaattttattacaacttTGATACAGTTATTCTCATTCtttgtgaaaaataaaacaattagaTATTCCTTATATCAGTACTCGAAAAAAGCATAAAAATTTGAGATGTTTACCCTTCCTATAattattttctctgttttataATATTTAAAGATGACTTTTACTGAATACTTATTTTGTGTGTCactttcagaaaaacacacacTTGAGACCACAGTAACTAATAAGAAATTTTATCTTTCATTCTGATATTGTTATACACAATTAACCTCATTTCTAAGTTTTGTAAAGTGAAACATTGTCTCTCAGTACATTTTTATAGACTGAAAAAGATCTCTCCACAGCACTAGATGTCAGTGGTGCATATTCCATCATCATAATGGCTCATGGTCCCCAACACACTCCACCTTCaaactctccacctcgtccccctgTAATGGCGAACACTTTCTGCATGTCCAGGATTCCTCAGAATAATAGTCCTTAGTTTAGTGGAACATGCTGTACCCATTGAATGAGATATTTCCTCCAGATACTTTTGCACCTTAGAGATCACATTATAGCATCTTTCAGTGGCAGAGATGCGGAATCCAGGCATTGAATTTCAACAGACAGATGTTGAATGTGAGCTTTTAAAAATGACAAGGATGCAACATTTTTGCTATTCTTAAGGGCTCTCGTGGGTTTTTCAGTAAAAGCTGATTCACTACTGTAATAAGTCTTTGACTGGTAGTGTTCGTCATTGTATAACACTGCCAAGACCCAGGTGTGCCAGTGTGTAAGTAGGGATTCAGATGGGTGGTAGACTGTGTGGAGCTATTAGCTTAAATAACTGAATGCAGTTAGGAGCTTTGAGAAATACTTTGTTAACAGAGGGAATGGTACTATTAACATCAggaaaattatatctcatttcctgTGCTAGGTGGTGCATGTTGTGGGCAAGGCAGGAGCAATGGGATAGAATTCTTTCTATGACAGTATTTTTTCATTGTTGTTCCCACTTTATTATAAGCAGCTCAGTCTGTCACAGCAAAAAattctcattcctattatctcctggcCGTAGGATGTCTACGGCATCCCTGACAATGCACACTACAATACTGTGATTCATATTCTCCAGTTCTTTACATCAGAGTAGAGGGGCTTTACTCGTGCCGTGGAGTCTTATTTCCCCGCCATGACAGTAGCTATAAATCTGCCACATCTGTCATTGGTCTTGTTGACTGAAAACCTAATATAGTGGTCACCAGTGCCTGTTTTAACACTGGTAATAGCCTTTTCACACACTTGTTCGAAATAATAATTGCACAATTTTCATTCATCTGGTGTACTGTGGCCAGTGATACTAACCATGAAGCCTTTAAAAGAAGGATTCTTTAGCACATTCTTTGGCATGTCAGCGTATActaaagcctcacacaagtctggaTTAATACTTCTGTACATTCCACTACTTGTCATAGAGGAAATTATTGGTTGAATCTATTGTCTGTTATTCCTTGTGACACTCATAACATGAGCTGCACAACCTTCATattgaaataattgacattttttGTGGCTtaccaaaaattaaaacaaacaacactaAGAATATGGCAGTAACTAAAAAATAAGAATGTGAACATGTAAAATGTCAACTTCAATAGTATACGCACATCAGTAAActaaatttcaatttaaaaaatccaAGTAAAGAAGACCaggaagaagattggtaggtaaaATGAATGATAAATATCACCTTAAAATGGTTAAAACTAACACTTACTATCTTagcttctaaaagtcctgtgtccTAATTGAtgttcatgacatgctctacacattattaactaatgacaaatgtaatgtggtgGGTTAAATCATTTTAAaccttatccgtgaagatggtccatgactgaaaccaGTTATCATTGGGTTTATAATAAAAGCAAATGTTGGTCAACCATGCATTTTATACAAAAATAGATTCAGATACCACGGATTTTTTCCTTTGATATACGTCTTCATTGTTAGACAGCATTGAAGTAGGAGCTGGTTTGTCCCAATGCAGTGCTATGAGGACATCTTCTCAAAACCACAATTTGGAAACAGTGCATCACATACCATAtttatttatgtgcaggatataTTTCTTATATAACTTCCAAACTACAAAAATAGTAGACTTAAGTGTCACTGGTGCAGCAGTGTGCTGACACTTTATTGAGTTATAAAGATAAGCAACATTGTGCCATGCACATTCTTGATTTCAGTGCAGTGTATAAGTATATGTATTGCATAGTTTCTTAAAATGTGGAAATTCACATTCATTATCATTTTGAACAGTTTCTGCTAGTTGGTGTATCTTTCTTTGGTTGTAATGAGGAtctcacatttatttacattaaatttcattccatattctcTCACAGTTTCTTCCAAGCATCCAGCTGTTCTTTGAATCTTCTCCTCCCTGTTCCTCCAAATCATCAAGTCATCCATGAACACCAttgctttcagaatgagattttcactctgcagccgagtgtgcgctgatatgaaacttcctggcagattaaaactgtgtgcccgaccgagactcgaactcgggacctttgcctttcgcgggcaagtgctctaccatctgagctaccgaagcacgactcacgcccggtactcacagctttacttctgccagtaccttgtctcctaccttccaaactttacagaagctctcctgcgaaccttgcagaactagcactcctgaaagaaaggatattgcggagacatggcttagccacagccttgggggatgtttccagaatgagatttccactctgcagtggaatgtgcgctgatatgaaacttcttggcagattaaaattgtgtgcccgaccgagactcgaactcgggacctttgccttccgcgggcaagtgctctaccatctgagctaccgaagcacgactcacgcccggtactcacagctttacttctgccagtacttcgtctcctacctcccaaactttacagaagctctcctgcgaaccttgcagaactagcactcctgaaagaaaggatattgcggagacatggcttagccacagcctgggggatgtttccagaatgagattttcactctgcaagcggagtgtgcgctgatatgaaacatcctggcagattaaaactgtgtgcccgaccgagactcgaactcgggacctttgcaaaggtcccaagttcgagtctcggttgggcacacagttttaatctgccaggaagtttcaccattgcTTTCATCTAGCCTTTTCCATCTATGTTAGTCTTTATCTTGACAAGGCCACAATGAAAGGGAGAGGTGACAATGCACTTCCCTGTTTCACATGCTGTGTTTGCTGGTTCTTTCAtttcccactttcacacaactcagacTTACACTGtgcatcttttccagtcttcttgtTGTTTCTTTTTCCACTCTCTTCTTTTGTAGTGCTTCCCAGGCCTTTCTTCTACagacactgtcaaatgccttttccataCCGAGAAAGGCTATCACGAGGTATTCCTAAAATTCATAATGGTGCTGCTAGAGCAGTCTCAACGCAAACATGAAGTCAACAGTTCACCTCCCAGGTCTGAAGCCATTTGTTCCTCTTTTAACTTGTTGTTGATGCTTTTTCAGATTCTGCTTTCCAGTATGTTTTCGTGTACATTGGCACAGTGTGGTATCAGTGTGACTCCCCTGTAGTTTCCACAATCCTTCCTACTCCCTTTCTTGAATATAGGGATAATAGTGCCATCTTCCAATCTTCTGAAgtccaccaccacccccccccccccccctccccgcttcaATATTTCGACACTTACTTCGTCATCCCTGGTGCATTTCATGCTATCCAGTGCCATTTCCATTTATTCCACTGTCAATACAAAAGCCAGTAACCAACCTTATAATTCATAATAGCCAGATCAGTAATCATCAGCCTGGTGCGCCATGTTCAAAACAAAAGTAATCAGGTTgtatcttccatcaaaacagtcatTAGATTCAGTGACTCTCATTGGCTACCACATATTATCACCGGATTGGCTACAAAAATTATAATGAATTGCTAACACTAGCATGACTGGAAAAGCTTCAGTACACTACAAGTACACTTGAGCCCACATTTTCCAATTTGGCCAGCTCACATCCATATTTGTCAGCTTTCGACCTAACCTATAGTATAGGCTATGTtacaggtcagtctgtcaccacagcctgtattccaaaaaataatatagacacaaaaaaattgtcattgatattgatctgttctctttctgtttgcACACGTCTGATGTCACATGCAGCAACACCATTATATCACAGGGTAAAGCAGACATCCTTTGTGGTAGGTTAAGTTGATGTCCCTCTCCCCAGTGGACATCTGTCTGTGGCCATAAGAAGTAAGGTAAAACAGATCCGACCATCCAACCTCCCAGGAGTGAACTAAACAAGAAAAATCTGGAGCTTTCtcaattctgtcagaactactgcaCCATCTCCAACAATATCAAACAAATTGGGACTTAAAACAGATAGTGACCAGTGCAACTGCAGAACGTCAGAACAAACACTAGAGCACATTTTGCATGACTGCCCAAAAAGTAAATTCATCATTATCTGAAAAGACTTCGTAAATGCAGCACCTTTAGCAATTAATTGGTTGGAGTCTTTGGATATCCAAGTATAATAAAAAATGGATATCTGAACTTATTTTAGCTACTGCCTGTTCTCCAGCTTTCATTATTACTTAGACATACATACTTACATAAAAAGGGTGACTACAGTTTTAAAGTTCCAGTTACAAAATggtgttaaaaaatgaaaaaaaaaacagaaaaaatgctggtcagaatgaagtcaaatttgaaTTGAATATATTCAGAGAAGGGTGAGatgttatggaaacaaaaaaaattaatgaaaattttctcaccagatggtgctgtaagcattgtAACGTAAGTGGGTTCAGCTATAAATAACAGATGAATCGTAATACAACAGTTATGAGTAAGTTGCACATTAAACTAACAATCCTGTGCAGTGTGCATACCCAGACAAGTTTGACATTCGACAGTTGTGGCAATGTTATTTAAGTAAGCCCAACCACCACTACAAGGTCATATcaaatcagatgggaaaaatcagttttcaactgtcctgaggccaaaaactgcattaaaaacaacaacatcagtttttaattgttctgagggcaAAAACCGAATAAGAAGCCGCAATGAAAAAGTTATGTGGATGGCcacgctgtagggaaatggtgactTATAGTTCTAGCaattccaaaatgcctctgcagcagttaTTGCACTGTCttgtgcaatgtgtggaggtgcactatcttgcataaaaataatcctacccacacatccacactgttgagCTGGAATGACATTGGTGCACATAAGACTCTTAATACCATTTATCAATGAAGATACCGGTAACAAGGACCCACCT
This region includes:
- the LOC126167544 gene encoding 39S ribosomal protein L50, mitochondrial, which gives rise to MVTWYTCNCIMAALARHGLMKGDEIKYSFGNVMCMFTASKKLLASKNKKKEGPRARTIESTGESLASRGFVRPQKQYIPEGDIKKKIDDICESVWQDKKQILKHSNPIADSEFKFSLLAKCYQEFQHGVPNSLLHTIESLDDVINFYETPVDVTIPFDTLKKVELPENLHIQYEYHRFHPETDTMFGGVSAFPLSSTIVTGLRYKKKYKGHIAKPKWM